A window of Raineyella sp. W15-4 contains these coding sequences:
- a CDS encoding LacI family DNA-binding transcriptional regulator, whose product MPAEGGRAASMRDVARLAGVSHQTVSRVINDSPRIRPETRARVQAAIAELGYRPSAVARALAHGRSRRIGMIIESSSHYGPLSMLRGSEVAARNAGYSSTTYTVTPGSSESFREGVEFLVGQDVEGLVVIVPRTESLEALGELDLPESCVLLGSLPGRAGDPARHLGLPRVGIDQAAGARLAVQHLLDQGHRVIGHLSGPADWLDAQARQAEWRYVLEQAGLPVPPAAHGDWSPDAGYAAAEQLLQVPGLTAVFAGNDQMALGLIHALSDRGLRIPEDISVVGFDDIPESPHFRPPLTTIHQDFESLGVAGVAVLLAILGEEVPALPRRIDPSLVIRESTRAL is encoded by the coding sequence ATGCCAGCTGAGGGTGGCAGAGCCGCGAGCATGCGTGACGTGGCCCGGTTGGCGGGCGTCTCGCACCAGACGGTGTCGCGGGTGATCAACGACAGCCCCCGGATCCGGCCGGAGACCCGGGCCAGGGTACAGGCGGCGATCGCCGAGCTGGGCTACCGGCCCAGCGCGGTCGCCCGGGCCCTCGCCCACGGCCGGTCCCGGCGGATCGGGATGATCATCGAGTCCTCCAGCCACTACGGGCCGCTGAGCATGCTGCGTGGCAGCGAGGTGGCCGCCCGGAACGCCGGCTATTCGTCCACCACCTACACCGTGACACCGGGCTCCAGCGAGTCGTTCCGGGAGGGGGTGGAGTTCCTCGTCGGGCAGGACGTCGAGGGGCTGGTGGTGATCGTGCCGCGGACGGAGTCCCTGGAGGCGCTGGGCGAGCTCGATCTGCCCGAGTCGTGCGTGCTGCTCGGCTCGCTGCCGGGGCGCGCCGGTGACCCGGCCCGCCACCTCGGACTCCCCCGGGTCGGCATCGACCAGGCCGCTGGTGCCCGGCTCGCGGTGCAGCACCTGCTCGACCAGGGACACCGGGTGATCGGTCATCTGAGCGGTCCGGCGGACTGGCTCGATGCGCAGGCCCGCCAGGCCGAGTGGCGCTACGTGCTGGAACAGGCCGGCCTGCCGGTCCCGCCGGCCGCCCACGGCGACTGGAGTCCCGATGCCGGCTATGCCGCCGCCGAGCAGCTGCTGCAGGTGCCGGGTCTGACGGCGGTGTTCGCCGGCAACGACCAGATGGCGCTGGGCCTGATCCACGCCCTGTCCGACCGCGGGCTGCGGATCCCGGAGGACATCAGCGTGGTGGGCTTCGACGACATCCCGGAGAGCCCGCACTTCCGGCCGCCGCTGACCACGATCCACCAGGACTTCGAGTCCCTGGGCGTGGCCGGGGTCGCGGTGCTGCTGGCCATCCTCGGCGAGGAGGTGCCGGCGCTGCCCCGGCGGATCGACCCCTCCCTGGTGATCCGGGAGTCGACCCGGGCGCTGTAG
- a CDS encoding amidase family protein, giving the protein MSLPVAEQMSARSLTQQFATGALTPREVTEQQLERIAEVDPTLHGMAFVAEESALRAADAATGRWRLGRPLGPLDGVPVTIKDSIRSDGMPWRHGTLPNADLPHDRVDAPPARALKEAGAIILGKTAMPDLGMMAAGVSSLYGVVRNPWKLACNTSGSSAGAGACLAAGVGVAGIGTDIAGSVRLPAASNGLVGLKPTQGLVPHLAPSTMRSAGPMARTVDDAWDLLDVITRADPRDNWSLPALPDNHREIGPGGVTGLRVGVLKDLGYGFPVAGQVIEAVERAAGVLRAAGSLVEEMGPLFDHDPYDPLDRVFQVRAAAEIADHGAAGRLVHPAVREWARPAANRTAVDYSRDLAAVGTEQQRVTLATAAYDVVLSPVLPVVSFPAESVGLDEDRPLYHCGFTAWFNQTGQPAVTLCYGLHEGHPIGIQIVGQRFADYRILRLARWLEQHRPFDLSFPTDPQE; this is encoded by the coding sequence ATGTCACTCCCCGTGGCCGAGCAGATGAGTGCTCGCTCGCTGACCCAGCAGTTCGCCACCGGGGCGCTGACCCCCCGCGAGGTCACCGAGCAGCAGCTGGAGCGGATCGCCGAGGTCGACCCCACCCTCCACGGGATGGCCTTCGTGGCCGAGGAATCTGCCCTGAGGGCCGCCGACGCCGCCACCGGGAGGTGGCGGCTCGGCCGGCCGCTGGGGCCGCTCGACGGCGTCCCGGTGACCATCAAGGACAGCATCCGCTCGGACGGGATGCCGTGGCGGCACGGCACACTGCCCAACGCTGACCTGCCCCACGATCGTGTGGATGCGCCCCCGGCGAGGGCTCTGAAGGAGGCCGGTGCCATCATCCTGGGCAAGACCGCCATGCCGGACCTGGGCATGATGGCCGCCGGCGTCAGCTCTCTCTACGGCGTCGTACGCAATCCCTGGAAGCTCGCGTGCAACACCAGCGGTTCCAGCGCCGGCGCGGGTGCCTGCCTCGCCGCCGGGGTCGGGGTGGCGGGGATCGGTACCGACATCGCCGGGTCCGTACGTCTCCCGGCCGCCAGCAACGGCCTGGTCGGGCTGAAACCGACCCAGGGACTGGTCCCGCACCTGGCCCCCAGCACCATGCGGTCCGCCGGCCCGATGGCGCGGACGGTGGATGATGCCTGGGACCTCCTCGACGTCATCACCAGAGCCGACCCACGCGACAACTGGAGCCTGCCGGCGTTGCCGGACAACCATCGCGAAATCGGTCCCGGGGGTGTCACGGGTCTGCGGGTCGGGGTGCTGAAAGACCTCGGCTACGGCTTCCCGGTCGCGGGGCAGGTGATCGAGGCCGTCGAGCGGGCGGCCGGGGTGCTCCGCGCCGCCGGTTCCCTGGTCGAGGAGATGGGGCCGCTCTTCGACCACGACCCGTATGATCCGCTGGACCGGGTCTTCCAGGTCCGCGCCGCCGCCGAGATCGCCGACCACGGCGCTGCCGGCCGGCTGGTTCACCCCGCAGTGCGCGAGTGGGCCCGGCCGGCGGCGAACCGCACGGCGGTCGACTACTCCCGTGACCTGGCCGCCGTCGGGACGGAGCAGCAGAGGGTGACCCTCGCGACTGCGGCCTACGACGTCGTGCTGTCTCCCGTCCTGCCGGTGGTGTCGTTCCCGGCCGAGTCGGTCGGCCTGGACGAGGATCGGCCGCTCTACCACTGCGGCTTCACCGCGTGGTTCAACCAGACGGGTCAGCCGGCCGTCACGCTGTGCTACGGACTCCACGAGGGGCATCCGATCGGGATTCAGATCGTCGGGCAGCGCTTCGCGGACTACCGGATCCTGCGGTTGGCCCGTTGGCTGGAGCAGCACCGGCCGTTCGACCTGTCCTTTCCCACCGATCCCCAGGAGTGA
- a CDS encoding phosphotransferase family protein, translating into MSLIDAFPTVSVEEISALASPTWWGADSIRRRGQLSNGGSVLVRQMHPDARAYARPAVVVAAATAASDAGLGPRVLASDAATGELVMADVSDTMRTATIDDFLDRAALERLADLLGRIRDEITVTAPACSVFDDIRELRRLIGSGAPALPGDIEWMAARVDDLATWVDGRPQARRFCHNVGDVSNILLSEDRMLVVDWDLARWVDPLQDIGVVLDELAYLPLDPEDLFTTLNRGWDPMAYATARAFGTAEHLRQGLIGVYRDLREPGTIEYSKFADWHFLHLREALLDRRHDGYFVA; encoded by the coding sequence ATGTCTCTCATCGATGCGTTCCCGACCGTGTCCGTCGAGGAGATCTCCGCGCTCGCCAGCCCCACCTGGTGGGGCGCGGACTCCATTCGGCGGCGCGGGCAACTGTCGAACGGCGGCTCCGTCCTGGTCCGACAGATGCACCCGGATGCCAGGGCCTATGCCAGGCCGGCGGTCGTGGTGGCGGCAGCCACGGCGGCGTCCGACGCCGGTCTGGGCCCCCGGGTCCTGGCCTCCGACGCCGCCACCGGGGAGCTGGTGATGGCGGACGTCTCCGACACGATGAGGACGGCGACGATCGACGACTTCCTGGACCGCGCCGCACTGGAGCGTCTGGCCGACCTCCTGGGCAGGATCCGGGACGAGATCACGGTGACCGCTCCCGCCTGTTCCGTCTTCGACGACATCCGCGAGCTCCGGCGACTGATCGGCTCAGGCGCGCCGGCTCTGCCGGGCGACATCGAGTGGATGGCCGCGCGGGTCGACGACCTGGCGACGTGGGTGGACGGCCGGCCGCAGGCGCGGCGGTTCTGCCACAACGTCGGCGACGTCTCCAACATCCTGCTCTCCGAGGACAGGATGCTGGTGGTCGACTGGGACCTCGCCCGTTGGGTGGACCCGCTGCAGGACATCGGGGTGGTGCTCGATGAACTGGCATATCTGCCTCTCGACCCGGAGGACCTCTTCACCACCCTCAACCGGGGATGGGACCCGATGGCGTACGCCACCGCCCGGGCCTTCGGGACCGCCGAACACCTGCGCCAGGGGCTGATCGGCGTGTACCGCGACCTTCGGGAACCGGGAACCATCGAGTACAGCAAGTTCGCCGATTGGCACTTCCTGCACCTGCGGGAGGCGCTGCTTGACCGCCGCCACGACGGCTACTTCGTGGCATGA
- the araA gene encoding L-arabinose isomerase → MPGRSITPDLSTLKVWFLIGSQELYGEDVLRRVDEQSRTIVRLLDEAPQIPVEVIHKPVLTDTEGIVTTIREANDDPEVIGVITWMHTFSPAKMWIRGLRTLQKPLLHLHTQANIELPYADLDFDFMNLNQSAHGDREFGYILSRLGIRRKSVIGHASDPRVATEIGAWARAAAGLAALKGMKVARFGDNMRYVAVTEGDKTEAETVFGVAVNTWPVNELAASVDAVTAERVDELVAEYDASYDVVPELRAGGACRESLRVAAEQELGLRDFLEEGGFHAFTDSFEDLGTLRQLPGIGVQRLMADGYGFGAEGDWKTAILVRLAAVMGAGLPGGASLMEDYTYDLTPGQEVILGAHMLEVSSNLTTARPSLEIHPLGIGGKEDPCRLVFTADPGPGVVVAMTDIRDRFRLIANAVDLVEPPADLPRLPVGRALWRPQPAFVTSAQAWLVAGAAHHTVLSTALTPEVFVDFGRMAGVEIALIDEHTTLPAFERALELETTLRGGPAPTGIA, encoded by the coding sequence ATGCCCGGACGCAGCATCACCCCTGATCTGTCCACCCTGAAGGTCTGGTTCCTGATCGGCAGCCAGGAACTCTACGGGGAGGACGTCTTGCGGCGCGTCGACGAACAGTCCCGGACCATCGTCCGGCTGCTCGACGAGGCCCCGCAGATCCCGGTCGAGGTGATCCACAAGCCGGTCCTCACCGACACCGAGGGCATCGTCACCACCATCCGCGAGGCCAACGACGACCCCGAGGTGATCGGGGTGATCACCTGGATGCACACCTTCTCGCCGGCGAAGATGTGGATCCGCGGGCTGCGTACGCTGCAGAAGCCGCTGCTGCACCTGCACACCCAGGCCAACATCGAGCTGCCGTACGCCGATCTCGACTTCGACTTCATGAACCTCAACCAGTCCGCCCACGGCGACCGGGAGTTCGGCTACATCCTGTCGCGGCTCGGCATCCGGCGGAAGTCCGTGATCGGGCACGCCTCCGACCCGCGGGTCGCCACCGAGATCGGCGCCTGGGCCCGGGCCGCCGCCGGCCTGGCCGCCCTGAAAGGCATGAAGGTGGCCCGGTTCGGCGACAACATGCGCTACGTTGCCGTCACCGAAGGGGACAAGACCGAGGCGGAGACCGTCTTCGGCGTCGCGGTCAACACCTGGCCGGTCAACGAGCTCGCCGCCAGCGTCGATGCGGTGACCGCGGAGCGGGTCGACGAGCTGGTCGCCGAGTACGACGCGTCGTACGACGTTGTCCCCGAGCTGCGCGCCGGCGGCGCGTGCCGTGAGTCCTTGCGGGTCGCCGCCGAGCAGGAGCTCGGCCTGCGGGACTTCCTCGAGGAGGGCGGCTTCCACGCCTTCACCGACAGCTTCGAGGACCTCGGCACGCTGCGCCAGCTGCCCGGCATCGGGGTGCAGCGGCTGATGGCCGACGGGTACGGCTTCGGCGCCGAGGGGGACTGGAAGACGGCGATCCTGGTCCGGCTCGCCGCGGTGATGGGGGCCGGGCTGCCCGGTGGCGCCTCGCTGATGGAGGACTACACCTACGACCTGACGCCGGGCCAGGAGGTGATCCTCGGCGCCCACATGCTCGAGGTCTCCTCGAACCTGACCACCGCCCGGCCCAGCCTGGAGATCCACCCGCTGGGCATCGGCGGCAAGGAGGACCCCTGCCGACTGGTGTTCACCGCCGACCCGGGCCCGGGGGTCGTCGTCGCGATGACCGACATCCGGGACCGCTTCCGGCTGATCGCCAACGCCGTCGACCTGGTCGAGCCGCCGGCCGACCTGCCCCGGCTGCCCGTCGGCCGGGCACTGTGGCGGCCCCAGCCGGCCTTCGTCACCTCGGCCCAGGCCTGGCTGGTGGCGGGCGCGGCGCACCACACCGTGCTGAGCACCGCGCTGACCCCGGAGGTCTTCGTCGACTTCGGCCGGATGGCGGGGGTCGAGATCGCCCTGATCGACGAGCACACCACCCTGCCGGCCTTCGAACGGGCCCTCGAGCTGGAAACGACGCTGCGGGGCGGCCCCGCACCGACCGGGATCGCGTAA
- a CDS encoding choline/ethanolamine kinase family protein → MTDLAHVEAAAPRATGRKVGEARTPGERRVEQAIAAIEEWRLAAVSYHPVSGGISNSNWRVDVEGDPVPYFLKIPGEGSEEYIDRVNSHEATRRAGAMGIGPRVVHIDAVTGVEVIEFLEGYRACTNADLKNLDIARLIIGRHKEFQTSGLLPHTKTVFDTIDGYIRQVERLGVRLPFFAGRVLAEYTEARDAFTASGLDIVPCHNDPMPGNFLVAEGRPLRMIDFEFAANNERAYELAVMTTEFFYDEPALLECVEELYGRACWQTVSRVRVAGALADVNWGLWACLKRQYDTSSFDYYKYGAWKLDRARAAMNDARWGHWVRSL, encoded by the coding sequence ATGACGGATCTAGCACACGTCGAGGCGGCAGCACCCCGGGCGACCGGGCGGAAGGTCGGTGAGGCCCGGACCCCGGGGGAACGGCGAGTCGAGCAGGCGATCGCCGCCATCGAGGAGTGGCGGTTGGCAGCAGTGTCCTACCACCCGGTCAGCGGCGGCATCTCCAACAGCAACTGGCGGGTCGACGTGGAGGGGGATCCGGTCCCGTACTTCCTCAAGATCCCCGGCGAGGGGAGCGAGGAGTACATCGACCGGGTGAACTCCCACGAGGCGACGCGCCGGGCGGGTGCGATGGGCATCGGGCCTCGGGTGGTGCACATCGATGCTGTGACCGGCGTAGAGGTGATCGAGTTCCTCGAGGGATACCGGGCCTGCACCAACGCGGATCTCAAGAACCTCGACATCGCCCGGCTGATCATCGGGCGGCACAAGGAGTTCCAGACCAGTGGGCTGCTGCCCCATACGAAGACGGTCTTCGACACCATCGACGGCTACATTCGGCAGGTCGAGCGTCTCGGCGTCCGGCTGCCGTTCTTCGCCGGGCGTGTGCTGGCCGAATACACCGAAGCCCGTGATGCGTTCACGGCGTCGGGCCTCGACATCGTGCCGTGCCACAACGATCCGATGCCGGGCAACTTCCTGGTGGCTGAGGGACGACCGCTGCGGATGATCGATTTCGAGTTCGCGGCGAACAACGAGCGGGCATACGAGCTCGCGGTGATGACGACCGAGTTCTTCTACGACGAGCCCGCGCTGCTGGAGTGCGTCGAGGAGCTGTATGGCCGGGCCTGCTGGCAGACCGTCTCGCGGGTCCGGGTCGCCGGCGCGCTGGCGGACGTCAACTGGGGTCTGTGGGCTTGCCTCAAGCGCCAGTACGACACCTCGTCGTTCGACTACTACAAGTACGGTGCATGGAAGCTCGATCGGGCCCGGGCGGCGATGAACGATGCCCGGTGGGGCCACTGGGTGCGTTCCCTGTGA
- a CDS encoding L-ribulose-5-phosphate 4-epimerase, which yields MSQTTAAAADAGRTGPIAGVPDGLRAVVDRLKQEVAGLHAELPRNGLVVWTAGNVSARVPGADLMVIKPSGVSYDELTPEAMVVCDLDGQLVEGDRKPSSDTAAHAYVYRHLPEVGGVVHTHSDYATAWSARREPIPCVLTMIADEFGGEIPVGPFALIGDDSIGRGIVETLRASRSRAVLMANHGPFTVGADAREAVKAAVMLEDVARTVHLTRQLGTPVPMDPADVDRLFDRYQNVYGQ from the coding sequence ATGTCGCAGACCACCGCGGCAGCCGCAGACGCCGGCCGGACCGGCCCGATCGCCGGGGTGCCCGACGGGCTGCGGGCCGTTGTCGACCGGCTCAAGCAGGAGGTCGCCGGCCTCCACGCCGAGCTCCCCCGCAACGGGCTGGTGGTGTGGACCGCCGGCAACGTCTCGGCCCGGGTCCCCGGTGCCGACCTGATGGTGATCAAACCGTCCGGCGTGTCGTACGACGAGCTCACCCCCGAGGCGATGGTGGTGTGCGACCTCGACGGCCAGCTGGTCGAAGGGGACCGCAAGCCCTCCTCCGACACCGCCGCACATGCGTACGTCTACCGGCACCTGCCGGAGGTCGGCGGGGTGGTGCACACCCATTCCGACTACGCGACCGCCTGGTCGGCCCGGCGCGAGCCGATCCCCTGTGTGCTGACGATGATCGCCGACGAGTTCGGCGGGGAGATCCCGGTGGGCCCGTTCGCGCTGATCGGCGACGACTCGATCGGCCGCGGCATCGTGGAAACCCTGCGGGCGAGTCGTTCCCGGGCCGTGCTGATGGCCAACCACGGCCCGTTCACCGTCGGCGCGGACGCCCGCGAGGCGGTCAAGGCGGCGGTGATGCTGGAGGACGTGGCCCGTACGGTCCACCTCACCCGACAGCTGGGCACTCCGGTGCCGATGGACCCGGCCGACGTCGACCGGTTGTTCGACCGGTACCAGAACGTCTATGGGCAGTAG
- a CDS encoding xylulokinase, whose translation MIDPITDRAREAIAAGTAVLGMELGSTRIKAVLIGPDHEPIGVGSHAWENQFVDRRWTYALDAVWEGVQACYADLAADVRRRFGLELTGLGALGVSAMMHGYLAFDAEGELLVPFRTWRNTSTGRAADELTRLFDFHVPQRWSIAHLRQAMLDGEEHVSRVAQITTLAGYVHWRLTGRRVIGVGDASGMFPIDSATGSYVAGMIDRFDEVASAEGMPWRAGDLLPTVLSAGQDAGTLTPEGALLLDPTGTLRPGVPLCPPEGDAGTGMVATGSVAPLTGNVSAGTSIFAMVVLDHELDRMHPELDMVTTPSGDPVAMVHCNNGASEVDAWAGVFGEFATALGAPAEPSRVFETLFRAALTADADGGGLLTYNFLSGEHNVGLAEGRPMVVRTPDSTLNLANFMRAQLFGMLGTLRLGMDVLTGEGVRITSMYGHGGFFRTEGVGQRILAAALDAPVTVGSSAGEGGAWGIAVLAAFLRDRAADESLPDYLRTKVFAGTQLAAMDPDPADVAGFATFMERFERGLAVERAAVERL comes from the coding sequence ATGATCGACCCCATCACGGACCGGGCCCGGGAGGCCATCGCCGCAGGGACGGCAGTGCTCGGCATGGAGCTGGGCTCGACGCGCATCAAGGCAGTGCTGATCGGCCCCGACCACGAGCCGATCGGGGTGGGGAGCCATGCCTGGGAGAACCAGTTCGTCGACCGCCGCTGGACGTACGCGCTGGACGCGGTCTGGGAGGGCGTGCAGGCCTGCTATGCGGACCTTGCCGCCGACGTACGGCGCCGCTTCGGCCTCGAGCTCACCGGGCTCGGGGCGCTGGGCGTCTCTGCGATGATGCACGGCTACCTCGCCTTCGACGCGGAGGGTGAGCTGCTCGTCCCGTTCCGCACCTGGCGCAACACCTCCACCGGGCGGGCCGCCGACGAGTTGACCAGGCTCTTCGACTTCCACGTCCCGCAGCGCTGGAGCATCGCCCACCTGCGCCAGGCGATGCTCGACGGGGAGGAGCACGTCTCCCGGGTCGCCCAGATCACCACCCTGGCCGGCTACGTCCACTGGCGGCTGACCGGCCGGCGGGTGATCGGCGTCGGCGACGCCAGCGGCATGTTCCCGATCGATTCCGCGACCGGGAGCTACGTCGCCGGGATGATCGACCGGTTCGACGAGGTGGCGTCCGCCGAGGGGATGCCGTGGCGGGCCGGTGACCTGCTGCCGACCGTGTTGTCGGCCGGCCAGGACGCCGGCACGCTGACCCCCGAGGGGGCACTGCTGCTCGATCCGACCGGCACCCTGCGGCCCGGTGTCCCGCTGTGCCCACCGGAGGGCGACGCGGGCACCGGCATGGTGGCCACCGGCTCGGTCGCCCCACTCACCGGCAACGTCAGCGCCGGCACCAGCATCTTCGCCATGGTGGTGCTCGACCACGAGCTCGACCGGATGCACCCGGAGCTCGACATGGTCACCACCCCGTCGGGCGACCCGGTCGCCATGGTGCACTGCAACAACGGCGCCAGCGAGGTCGACGCGTGGGCCGGGGTCTTCGGCGAGTTCGCCACGGCACTCGGCGCCCCGGCCGAGCCGTCCCGGGTGTTCGAGACCCTGTTCCGGGCGGCACTCACCGCCGACGCCGACGGCGGCGGGCTGCTGACCTACAACTTCCTCTCCGGGGAACACAACGTCGGCCTGGCGGAGGGCCGCCCGATGGTCGTCCGTACCCCCGACAGCACCCTCAACCTGGCGAACTTCATGCGCGCCCAGCTCTTCGGCATGCTCGGCACCCTGCGGCTCGGCATGGACGTCCTGACCGGCGAGGGGGTACGCATCACCTCGATGTACGGCCACGGTGGCTTCTTCCGGACCGAGGGCGTGGGTCAGCGGATCCTCGCCGCGGCACTCGACGCGCCGGTGACGGTCGGGTCGAGTGCCGGTGAGGGCGGAGCCTGGGGGATCGCCGTGCTGGCCGCGTTCCTGCGCGACCGGGCCGCCGACGAGTCACTGCCCGACTACCTGCGGACGAAGGTCTTCGCCGGGACGCAGCTGGCGGCGATGGATCCCGACCCGGCCGATGTCGCCGGATTCGCCACGTTCATGGAGCGGTTCGAGCGCGGGCTGGCGGTCGAGCGGGCGGCCGTCGAGCGCCTCTGA
- a CDS encoding sodium:solute symporter family protein: protein MVVSLGMLTVFYLIVIGILYTTRRKAATKSFSEYAVGGRAYGPWFVAMSYVNSWWPGSTFIAFFGMAAGAGIFGFYGLAYSTLGVGLMYFLATRAWRWGAAYDLQSQPDLLGKRFDSHAVRVISSVVGVIAVFPWVVLGMQALGELFHVASGGTWSIAVSLVVGIAVIVIRQIWTVNMGMRGLIMTDMFQGVVAYGLSTLIGVIMLTGMGNSPISLSKLATIPEQFLRIPGDGGSYGPLYWFALIFTGVIGALCWPMSFQRIYTASSVRAVKASTTRTMLISGVFYTVLMLVGMAAVTVPEVAADPQGGWFTLLDQFGGTWLTGLAVVTVFAAAMGHIDGSVQVSGLQIANDIVQRPGKPLSDRQLTYIAKGSMAGFMLLATVVAFTTFNMTRLQLLAQISYQLVVQISVPLFLGIFWRGGNKYGAAAGMVFGSLVASIMTFFFPDDIPALGSLTGGIVGLAVNLVVYLVVYAVMGQGEEERERVAQFFEVAQHPTRRLGAAVAEPVLVASGADELRDEDSEL, encoded by the coding sequence ATGGTTGTTTCTCTCGGAATGCTCACCGTTTTCTATCTCATTGTTATCGGGATTCTTTACACCACTCGACGCAAGGCGGCGACGAAATCTTTCTCCGAATATGCTGTCGGTGGCCGCGCGTACGGACCGTGGTTTGTCGCGATGTCGTACGTTAATTCCTGGTGGCCGGGCTCGACCTTCATCGCCTTCTTCGGCATGGCGGCCGGTGCCGGAATCTTCGGGTTCTACGGTCTCGCCTATTCCACGCTCGGCGTCGGCCTGATGTACTTCTTGGCCACCCGGGCGTGGCGCTGGGGTGCCGCGTACGACCTGCAGTCCCAGCCCGACCTGCTCGGGAAGCGGTTCGACTCCCATGCGGTGCGGGTGATCTCCAGCGTCGTCGGCGTGATCGCGGTCTTCCCGTGGGTCGTCCTCGGAATGCAGGCACTCGGCGAGCTGTTCCACGTCGCCAGTGGTGGCACCTGGTCGATCGCCGTCAGCCTCGTCGTGGGCATCGCCGTGATCGTCATCCGGCAGATCTGGACGGTCAACATGGGCATGCGTGGCCTGATCATGACCGACATGTTCCAGGGCGTTGTGGCCTACGGTCTCTCCACCCTGATCGGCGTCATCATGCTGACCGGCATGGGCAACAGCCCCATCTCGCTGTCGAAGTTGGCCACTATTCCAGAGCAGTTCCTCAGGATCCCCGGTGACGGTGGCAGCTACGGTCCGCTCTACTGGTTCGCCCTGATCTTCACCGGCGTCATCGGCGCCCTCTGCTGGCCGATGAGCTTCCAGCGCATCTACACCGCCAGCAGTGTGCGTGCGGTCAAGGCGTCCACCACCCGGACGATGCTGATCAGCGGCGTCTTCTACACCGTGCTGATGCTCGTCGGCATGGCCGCAGTGACCGTCCCGGAGGTCGCCGCGGATCCGCAAGGTGGTTGGTTCACCCTGCTCGACCAGTTCGGCGGCACCTGGCTGACCGGGCTCGCCGTGGTCACCGTCTTCGCCGCTGCGATGGGCCACATCGACGGCTCGGTCCAGGTCTCCGGTCTGCAGATCGCCAACGACATCGTCCAGCGCCCCGGCAAGCCTCTGTCGGACCGCCAGCTGACCTACATCGCCAAGGGCAGCATGGCCGGCTTCATGCTGCTGGCCACCGTGGTGGCCTTCACCACGTTCAACATGACCCGGCTCCAGCTGCTCGCCCAGATCTCCTACCAGTTGGTCGTGCAGATCTCGGTTCCGCTGTTCCTGGGGATCTTCTGGCGCGGCGGCAACAAGTACGGCGCGGCCGCCGGAATGGTCTTCGGGTCGCTCGTCGCCTCGATCATGACCTTCTTCTTCCCGGACGATATCCCGGCCCTCGGCAGTCTCACCGGTGGCATCGTGGGCCTGGCGGTCAACCTGGTGGTGTATCTCGTGGTGTACGCGGTGATGGGTCAGGGCGAGGAGGAACGCGAGCGGGTCGCCCAGTTCTTCGAGGTGGCGCAGCATCCCACCCGTCGCCTCGGTGCCGCGGTGGCCGAGCCGGTGCTCGTGGCCAGTGGAGCGGACGAACTCCGCGACGAGGACTCGGAGCTGTGA